The following are encoded together in the Pungitius pungitius chromosome 7, fPunPun2.1, whole genome shotgun sequence genome:
- the dnm3a gene encoding dynamin 3a isoform X4, translating into MGNRGMEDLVPLVNRLQRALRGARQSGSPRVPQIAVVGGQSAGKSSVLESFVGRDFLPRGSGIVTRRPLILQLLSGDEEYGEFSHCKGKRFTDFDEVRDEIEAETQRLTGSNRGISAVPISLCIHSPHVLNLTLVDLPGITKVPIGDQPADIEYQVRDMILQVICKENCLILAVTPANTDLANSDALKLAKDVDPQGQRTIGVITKLDLMDEGTDARNILENRLLPLRRGYIGVVNRSQKDIEGKKDIKAALLAEKNFFESHPAYKHMAERTGTAYLQRVLNQLTNHIRDSLPAIRSLLQSQLLQLNQEAHQYQQNPPEDAARRTAMLLRSVQRVAADFEKLIEGSRDEVDTVNLSGGARINKIFHERFPCELSKFKSDERKLRREITFAIRNTHGVRTGLFTPHMAFEAIVKKQISRLKGPCVQFVEAVSRELLATVYQCLRELGSYPKLQEETERIVITEIQEQEGRCRDQVLLLIDLQLAYVNTKHEDFIGFNNTQQCRLSNKKTVAAMAGNHGVAPPSRLIVLRRGWLTISNMGLLKGGAKEFWFLLSAESLSWFRDEEEKERKYMLPLDNLKLRDVEKSFMSRRYVFAVFNTELRNVYKDHRCLELTCDSQEELDSWKASLLQAGVHPDQAPPVDGGGAPETFGDPQVERQVETIRSLVDSYMSIVYKTFKDLMPKTVMHLMINGVKEFIGCELLARLYARGGAGGSALMDESPEQRRLREAVLRNHAALKEALAVVGSFSTSTCTTPLPPPVDSSWIRPPSPTRPFGRGHAPSPPRVPAHRAPPGVPRRIPPAVPNRK; encoded by the exons AGACTTCCTTCCACGAGGTTCAGGAATAGTGACTCGCAGACCTTTGATCCTCCAGCTGCTCAGCGGGGACGAAG AGTACGGAGAATTCTCCCACTGTAAAGGGAAAAGGTTCACTGACTTCGACGAGGTCCGTGATGAGATCGAGGCCGAGACTCAAAGGCTCACGGGATCCAACAGAGGCATCTCTGCTGTCCCCATCAGCCTCTGCATTCACTCCCCCCACG TGCTGAACCTGACTCTGGTGGACCTGCCCGGCATCACCAAGGTGCCGATAGGCGACCAGCCGGCGGACATCGAGTACCAGGTCAGAGACATGATCCTGCAGGTCATCTGCAAGGAGAACTGTCTCATACTGGCTGTGACGCCAGCCAACACTGACCTGGCCAACTCGGATGCCCTCAAACTGGCCAAAGACGTCGACCCGCAGg GCCAGCGCACAATCGGTGTGATCACCAAGCTCGACCTGATGGATGAAGGAACCGACGCACGCAACATCCTGGAGAACAGGCTGCTTCCCCTACGCAgag GTTACATCGGGGTGGTGAACCGCAGTCAGAAGGACATCGAGGGGAAGAAGGACATCAAGGCAGCGCTGCTCGCCGAGAAGAACTTCTTTGAGTCGCACCCGGCCTACAAACACATGGCCGAGAGGACGGGCACGGCGTACCTACAGCGGGTTCTGAACCAG ctgaCCAACCACATCCGGGACTCGCTGCCGGCCATCAGGAGCCTCCTGCAgagccagctgctgcagctcaaccAGGAGGCCCACCAGTACCAGCAGAACCCCCCCGAGGACGCCGCGCGCCGCACCGCCATGCTGCTCCG GTCGGTTCAGCGCGTCGCCGCCGACTTTGAGAAGCTGATCGAGGGGTCGAGGGACGAGGTGGACACCGTCAATCTGTCGGGAGGAGCTCGCATCAACAAGATCTTCCACGAGCGATTCCCCTGTGAGCTGTCCAAG TTTAAGTCGGACGAGAGGAAGCTGCGGCGGGAGATCACCTTCGCCATCAGGAACACCCACGGAGTCAG gacGGGCCTGTTCACCCCCCACATGGCCTTCGAAGCCATCGTAAAGAAGCAGATCTCCCGGCTGAAGGGTCCGTGTGTTCAGTTCGTGGAAGCCGTCAGCCGAGAGCTGCTCGCCACCGTGTACCAGTGTCTccgcgag CTCGGTTCTTACCCCAAActgcaggaggagacggagagaatcGTCATCACAGAGATACAAGAGCAGGAGGGACGCTGCAGGGATCAG gtgttGCTGCTCATTGATTTGCAGCTTGCTTACGTAAACACCAAACATGAAGACTTCATCGGCTTCAATAA cACTCAGCAGTGCAGACTAAGCAATAAGAAGACTGTTGCAGCAATGGCAGGAAACCAT GGTGTGGCCCCCCCCTCCAGACTAATA GTGCTACGCAGAGGCTGGCTGACCATCAGCAACATGGGCCTCCTGAAGGGCGGGGCCAAGGAGTTCTGGTTCCTCCTCAGCGCAGAGAGCCTGTCCTGGTTCAGGGACGAGGAG gagaaggagaggaagtacATGCTCCCCCTGGACAACCTGAAGCTCCGAGACGTGGAGAAGAGCTTCATGTCCAGAAGATACGTCTTTGCTGTCTTCAACACAGagttaag GAACGTGTACAAAGACCACAGGTGTCTGGAGTTGACCTGCGActcccaggaggagctggacagcTGGAaggcgtctctgctgcaggccgGAGTCCATCCGGACCAAGCCCCCCCC GTGGACGGAGGCGGAGCTCCCGAGACCTTTGGTGACCCTCAGGTGGAGCGTCAGGTGGAGACCATCCGCAGCCTGGTGGACTCCTACATGAGCATCGTCTACAAGACCTTCAAGGACCTGATGCCCAAGACCGTCATGCACCTCATGATCAACGGC GTGAAGGAGTTCATCGGCTGCGAGCTGTTGGCCCGGCTCtacgcccgggggggggcggggggctcggCGCTGATGGATGAGTCACCAGAGCAGCGGCGCCTCCGGGAGGCGGTGCTCCGCAATCACGCCGCACTGAAGGAAGCTCTGGCTGTGGTGGGGAGtttctccacctccacctgcaccaccCCTCTGCCTCCGCCTGTCGACTCCTCCTGGATACGCCCCCCCag cCCCACGCGGCCATTTGGccgaggccacgccccctcgcccccccggGTGCCCGCTCACCGAGCCCCACCCGGCGTGCCGAG GAGGATTCCTCCCGCTGTCCCAAACAGGAAATGA
- the dnm3a gene encoding dynamin 3a isoform X1: MGNRGMEDLVPLVNRLQRALRGARQSGSPRVPQIAVVGGQSAGKSSVLESFVGRDFLPRGSGIVTRRPLILQLLSGDEEYGEFSHCKGKRFTDFDEVRDEIEAETQRLTGSNRGISAVPISLCIHSPHVLNLTLVDLPGITKVPIGDQPADIEYQVRDMILQVICKENCLILAVTPANTDLANSDALKLAKDVDPQGQRTIGVITKLDLMDEGTDARNILENRLLPLRRGYIGVVNRSQKDIEGKKDIKAALLAEKNFFESHPAYKHMAERTGTAYLQRVLNQVTQTGAKYASLPPMSTRCERLVLSLQQLTNHIRDSLPAIRSLLQSQLLQLNQEAHQYQQNPPEDAARRTAMLLRSVQRVAADFEKLIEGSRDEVDTVNLSGGARINKIFHERFPCELSKFKSDERKLRREITFAIRNTHGVRTGLFTPHMAFEAIVKKQISRLKGPCVQFVEAVSRELLATVYQCLRELGSYPKLQEETERIVITEIQEQEGRCRDQVLLLIDLQLAYVNTKHEDFIGFNNTQQCRLSNKKTVAAMAGNHGVAPPSRLIVLRRGWLTISNMGLLKGGAKEFWFLLSAESLSWFRDEEEKERKYMLPLDNLKLRDVEKSFMSRRYVFAVFNTELRNVYKDHRCLELTCDSQEELDSWKASLLQAGVHPDQAPPVDGGGAPETFGDPQVERQVETIRSLVDSYMSIVYKTFKDLMPKTVMHLMINGVKEFIGCELLARLYARGGAGGSALMDESPEQRRLREAVLRNHAALKEALAVVGSFSTSTCTTPLPPPVDSSWIRPPSPTRPFGRGHAPSPPRVPAHRAPPGVPRRIPPAVPNRK; encoded by the exons AGACTTCCTTCCACGAGGTTCAGGAATAGTGACTCGCAGACCTTTGATCCTCCAGCTGCTCAGCGGGGACGAAG AGTACGGAGAATTCTCCCACTGTAAAGGGAAAAGGTTCACTGACTTCGACGAGGTCCGTGATGAGATCGAGGCCGAGACTCAAAGGCTCACGGGATCCAACAGAGGCATCTCTGCTGTCCCCATCAGCCTCTGCATTCACTCCCCCCACG TGCTGAACCTGACTCTGGTGGACCTGCCCGGCATCACCAAGGTGCCGATAGGCGACCAGCCGGCGGACATCGAGTACCAGGTCAGAGACATGATCCTGCAGGTCATCTGCAAGGAGAACTGTCTCATACTGGCTGTGACGCCAGCCAACACTGACCTGGCCAACTCGGATGCCCTCAAACTGGCCAAAGACGTCGACCCGCAGg GCCAGCGCACAATCGGTGTGATCACCAAGCTCGACCTGATGGATGAAGGAACCGACGCACGCAACATCCTGGAGAACAGGCTGCTTCCCCTACGCAgag GTTACATCGGGGTGGTGAACCGCAGTCAGAAGGACATCGAGGGGAAGAAGGACATCAAGGCAGCGCTGCTCGCCGAGAAGAACTTCTTTGAGTCGCACCCGGCCTACAAACACATGGCCGAGAGGACGGGCACGGCGTACCTACAGCGGGTTCTGAACCAGGTGACCCAGACTGGAGCAAAGTATGCGTCACTACCACCCATGTCCACACGGTGTGAACGCCTGgttctgtctctgcagcagctgaCCAACCACATCCGGGACTCGCTGCCGGCCATCAGGAGCCTCCTGCAgagccagctgctgcagctcaaccAGGAGGCCCACCAGTACCAGCAGAACCCCCCCGAGGACGCCGCGCGCCGCACCGCCATGCTGCTCCG GTCGGTTCAGCGCGTCGCCGCCGACTTTGAGAAGCTGATCGAGGGGTCGAGGGACGAGGTGGACACCGTCAATCTGTCGGGAGGAGCTCGCATCAACAAGATCTTCCACGAGCGATTCCCCTGTGAGCTGTCCAAG TTTAAGTCGGACGAGAGGAAGCTGCGGCGGGAGATCACCTTCGCCATCAGGAACACCCACGGAGTCAG gacGGGCCTGTTCACCCCCCACATGGCCTTCGAAGCCATCGTAAAGAAGCAGATCTCCCGGCTGAAGGGTCCGTGTGTTCAGTTCGTGGAAGCCGTCAGCCGAGAGCTGCTCGCCACCGTGTACCAGTGTCTccgcgag CTCGGTTCTTACCCCAAActgcaggaggagacggagagaatcGTCATCACAGAGATACAAGAGCAGGAGGGACGCTGCAGGGATCAG gtgttGCTGCTCATTGATTTGCAGCTTGCTTACGTAAACACCAAACATGAAGACTTCATCGGCTTCAATAA cACTCAGCAGTGCAGACTAAGCAATAAGAAGACTGTTGCAGCAATGGCAGGAAACCAT GGTGTGGCCCCCCCCTCCAGACTAATA GTGCTACGCAGAGGCTGGCTGACCATCAGCAACATGGGCCTCCTGAAGGGCGGGGCCAAGGAGTTCTGGTTCCTCCTCAGCGCAGAGAGCCTGTCCTGGTTCAGGGACGAGGAG gagaaggagaggaagtacATGCTCCCCCTGGACAACCTGAAGCTCCGAGACGTGGAGAAGAGCTTCATGTCCAGAAGATACGTCTTTGCTGTCTTCAACACAGagttaag GAACGTGTACAAAGACCACAGGTGTCTGGAGTTGACCTGCGActcccaggaggagctggacagcTGGAaggcgtctctgctgcaggccgGAGTCCATCCGGACCAAGCCCCCCCC GTGGACGGAGGCGGAGCTCCCGAGACCTTTGGTGACCCTCAGGTGGAGCGTCAGGTGGAGACCATCCGCAGCCTGGTGGACTCCTACATGAGCATCGTCTACAAGACCTTCAAGGACCTGATGCCCAAGACCGTCATGCACCTCATGATCAACGGC GTGAAGGAGTTCATCGGCTGCGAGCTGTTGGCCCGGCTCtacgcccgggggggggcggggggctcggCGCTGATGGATGAGTCACCAGAGCAGCGGCGCCTCCGGGAGGCGGTGCTCCGCAATCACGCCGCACTGAAGGAAGCTCTGGCTGTGGTGGGGAGtttctccacctccacctgcaccaccCCTCTGCCTCCGCCTGTCGACTCCTCCTGGATACGCCCCCCCag cCCCACGCGGCCATTTGGccgaggccacgccccctcgcccccccggGTGCCCGCTCACCGAGCCCCACCCGGCGTGCCGAG GAGGATTCCTCCCGCTGTCCCAAACAGGAAATGA
- the dnm3a gene encoding dynamin 3a isoform X2: MGNRGMEDLVPLVNRLQRALRGARQSGSPRVPQIAVVGGQSAGKSSVLESFVGRDFLPRGSGIVTRRPLILQLLSGDEEYGEFSHCKGKRFTDFDEVRDEIEAETQRLTGSNRGISAVPISLCIHSPHVLNLTLVDLPGITKVPIGDQPADIEYQVRDMILQVICKENCLILAVTPANTDLANSDALKLAKDVDPQGQRTIGVITKLDLMDEGTDARNILENRLLPLRRGYIGVVNRSQKDIEGKKDIKAALLAEKNFFESHPAYKHMAERTGTAYLQRVLNQVTQTGAKYASLPPMSTRCERLVLSLQQLTNHIRDSLPAIRSLLQSQLLQLNQEAHQYQQNPPEDAARRTAMLLRSVQRVAADFEKLIEGSRDEVDTVNLSGGARINKIFHERFPCELSKFKSDERKLRREITFAIRNTHGVRTGLFTPHMAFEAIVKKQISRLKGPCVQFVEAVSRELLATVYQCLRELGSYPKLQEETERIVITEIQEQEGRCRDQVLLLIDLQLAYVNTKHEDFIGFNNTQQCRLSNKKTVAAMAGNHVLRRGWLTISNMGLLKGGAKEFWFLLSAESLSWFRDEEEKERKYMLPLDNLKLRDVEKSFMSRRYVFAVFNTELRNVYKDHRCLELTCDSQEELDSWKASLLQAGVHPDQAPPVDGGGAPETFGDPQVERQVETIRSLVDSYMSIVYKTFKDLMPKTVMHLMINGVKEFIGCELLARLYARGGAGGSALMDESPEQRRLREAVLRNHAALKEALAVVGSFSTSTCTTPLPPPVDSSWIRPPSPTRPFGRGHAPSPPRVPAHRAPPGVPRRIPPAVPNRK; encoded by the exons AGACTTCCTTCCACGAGGTTCAGGAATAGTGACTCGCAGACCTTTGATCCTCCAGCTGCTCAGCGGGGACGAAG AGTACGGAGAATTCTCCCACTGTAAAGGGAAAAGGTTCACTGACTTCGACGAGGTCCGTGATGAGATCGAGGCCGAGACTCAAAGGCTCACGGGATCCAACAGAGGCATCTCTGCTGTCCCCATCAGCCTCTGCATTCACTCCCCCCACG TGCTGAACCTGACTCTGGTGGACCTGCCCGGCATCACCAAGGTGCCGATAGGCGACCAGCCGGCGGACATCGAGTACCAGGTCAGAGACATGATCCTGCAGGTCATCTGCAAGGAGAACTGTCTCATACTGGCTGTGACGCCAGCCAACACTGACCTGGCCAACTCGGATGCCCTCAAACTGGCCAAAGACGTCGACCCGCAGg GCCAGCGCACAATCGGTGTGATCACCAAGCTCGACCTGATGGATGAAGGAACCGACGCACGCAACATCCTGGAGAACAGGCTGCTTCCCCTACGCAgag GTTACATCGGGGTGGTGAACCGCAGTCAGAAGGACATCGAGGGGAAGAAGGACATCAAGGCAGCGCTGCTCGCCGAGAAGAACTTCTTTGAGTCGCACCCGGCCTACAAACACATGGCCGAGAGGACGGGCACGGCGTACCTACAGCGGGTTCTGAACCAGGTGACCCAGACTGGAGCAAAGTATGCGTCACTACCACCCATGTCCACACGGTGTGAACGCCTGgttctgtctctgcagcagctgaCCAACCACATCCGGGACTCGCTGCCGGCCATCAGGAGCCTCCTGCAgagccagctgctgcagctcaaccAGGAGGCCCACCAGTACCAGCAGAACCCCCCCGAGGACGCCGCGCGCCGCACCGCCATGCTGCTCCG GTCGGTTCAGCGCGTCGCCGCCGACTTTGAGAAGCTGATCGAGGGGTCGAGGGACGAGGTGGACACCGTCAATCTGTCGGGAGGAGCTCGCATCAACAAGATCTTCCACGAGCGATTCCCCTGTGAGCTGTCCAAG TTTAAGTCGGACGAGAGGAAGCTGCGGCGGGAGATCACCTTCGCCATCAGGAACACCCACGGAGTCAG gacGGGCCTGTTCACCCCCCACATGGCCTTCGAAGCCATCGTAAAGAAGCAGATCTCCCGGCTGAAGGGTCCGTGTGTTCAGTTCGTGGAAGCCGTCAGCCGAGAGCTGCTCGCCACCGTGTACCAGTGTCTccgcgag CTCGGTTCTTACCCCAAActgcaggaggagacggagagaatcGTCATCACAGAGATACAAGAGCAGGAGGGACGCTGCAGGGATCAG gtgttGCTGCTCATTGATTTGCAGCTTGCTTACGTAAACACCAAACATGAAGACTTCATCGGCTTCAATAA cACTCAGCAGTGCAGACTAAGCAATAAGAAGACTGTTGCAGCAATGGCAGGAAACCAT GTGCTACGCAGAGGCTGGCTGACCATCAGCAACATGGGCCTCCTGAAGGGCGGGGCCAAGGAGTTCTGGTTCCTCCTCAGCGCAGAGAGCCTGTCCTGGTTCAGGGACGAGGAG gagaaggagaggaagtacATGCTCCCCCTGGACAACCTGAAGCTCCGAGACGTGGAGAAGAGCTTCATGTCCAGAAGATACGTCTTTGCTGTCTTCAACACAGagttaag GAACGTGTACAAAGACCACAGGTGTCTGGAGTTGACCTGCGActcccaggaggagctggacagcTGGAaggcgtctctgctgcaggccgGAGTCCATCCGGACCAAGCCCCCCCC GTGGACGGAGGCGGAGCTCCCGAGACCTTTGGTGACCCTCAGGTGGAGCGTCAGGTGGAGACCATCCGCAGCCTGGTGGACTCCTACATGAGCATCGTCTACAAGACCTTCAAGGACCTGATGCCCAAGACCGTCATGCACCTCATGATCAACGGC GTGAAGGAGTTCATCGGCTGCGAGCTGTTGGCCCGGCTCtacgcccgggggggggcggggggctcggCGCTGATGGATGAGTCACCAGAGCAGCGGCGCCTCCGGGAGGCGGTGCTCCGCAATCACGCCGCACTGAAGGAAGCTCTGGCTGTGGTGGGGAGtttctccacctccacctgcaccaccCCTCTGCCTCCGCCTGTCGACTCCTCCTGGATACGCCCCCCCag cCCCACGCGGCCATTTGGccgaggccacgccccctcgcccccccggGTGCCCGCTCACCGAGCCCCACCCGGCGTGCCGAG GAGGATTCCTCCCGCTGTCCCAAACAGGAAATGA
- the dnm3a gene encoding dynamin 3a isoform X3 — MGNRGMEDLVPLVNRLQRALRGARQSGSPRVPQIAVVGGQSAGKSSVLESFVGRDFLPRGSGIVTRRPLILQLLSGDEEYGEFSHCKGKRFTDFDEVRDEIEAETQRLTGSNRGISAVPISLCIHSPHVLNLTLVDLPGITKVPIGDQPADIEYQVRDMILQVICKENCLILAVTPANTDLANSDALKLAKDVDPQGQRTIGVITKLDLMDEGTDARNILENRLLPLRRGYIGVVNRSQKDIEGKKDIKAALLAEKNFFESHPAYKHMAERTGTAYLQRVLNQQLTNHIRDSLPAIRSLLQSQLLQLNQEAHQYQQNPPEDAARRTAMLLRSVQRVAADFEKLIEGSRDEVDTVNLSGGARINKIFHERFPCELSKFKSDERKLRREITFAIRNTHGVRTGLFTPHMAFEAIVKKQISRLKGPCVQFVEAVSRELLATVYQCLRELGSYPKLQEETERIVITEIQEQEGRCRDQVLLLIDLQLAYVNTKHEDFIGFNNTQQCRLSNKKTVAAMAGNHGVAPPSRLIVLRRGWLTISNMGLLKGGAKEFWFLLSAESLSWFRDEEEKERKYMLPLDNLKLRDVEKSFMSRRYVFAVFNTELRNVYKDHRCLELTCDSQEELDSWKASLLQAGVHPDQAPPVDGGGAPETFGDPQVERQVETIRSLVDSYMSIVYKTFKDLMPKTVMHLMINGVKEFIGCELLARLYARGGAGGSALMDESPEQRRLREAVLRNHAALKEALAVVGSFSTSTCTTPLPPPVDSSWIRPPSPTRPFGRGHAPSPPRVPAHRAPPGVPRRIPPAVPNRK; from the exons AGACTTCCTTCCACGAGGTTCAGGAATAGTGACTCGCAGACCTTTGATCCTCCAGCTGCTCAGCGGGGACGAAG AGTACGGAGAATTCTCCCACTGTAAAGGGAAAAGGTTCACTGACTTCGACGAGGTCCGTGATGAGATCGAGGCCGAGACTCAAAGGCTCACGGGATCCAACAGAGGCATCTCTGCTGTCCCCATCAGCCTCTGCATTCACTCCCCCCACG TGCTGAACCTGACTCTGGTGGACCTGCCCGGCATCACCAAGGTGCCGATAGGCGACCAGCCGGCGGACATCGAGTACCAGGTCAGAGACATGATCCTGCAGGTCATCTGCAAGGAGAACTGTCTCATACTGGCTGTGACGCCAGCCAACACTGACCTGGCCAACTCGGATGCCCTCAAACTGGCCAAAGACGTCGACCCGCAGg GCCAGCGCACAATCGGTGTGATCACCAAGCTCGACCTGATGGATGAAGGAACCGACGCACGCAACATCCTGGAGAACAGGCTGCTTCCCCTACGCAgag GTTACATCGGGGTGGTGAACCGCAGTCAGAAGGACATCGAGGGGAAGAAGGACATCAAGGCAGCGCTGCTCGCCGAGAAGAACTTCTTTGAGTCGCACCCGGCCTACAAACACATGGCCGAGAGGACGGGCACGGCGTACCTACAGCGGGTTCTGAACCAG cagctgaCCAACCACATCCGGGACTCGCTGCCGGCCATCAGGAGCCTCCTGCAgagccagctgctgcagctcaaccAGGAGGCCCACCAGTACCAGCAGAACCCCCCCGAGGACGCCGCGCGCCGCACCGCCATGCTGCTCCG GTCGGTTCAGCGCGTCGCCGCCGACTTTGAGAAGCTGATCGAGGGGTCGAGGGACGAGGTGGACACCGTCAATCTGTCGGGAGGAGCTCGCATCAACAAGATCTTCCACGAGCGATTCCCCTGTGAGCTGTCCAAG TTTAAGTCGGACGAGAGGAAGCTGCGGCGGGAGATCACCTTCGCCATCAGGAACACCCACGGAGTCAG gacGGGCCTGTTCACCCCCCACATGGCCTTCGAAGCCATCGTAAAGAAGCAGATCTCCCGGCTGAAGGGTCCGTGTGTTCAGTTCGTGGAAGCCGTCAGCCGAGAGCTGCTCGCCACCGTGTACCAGTGTCTccgcgag CTCGGTTCTTACCCCAAActgcaggaggagacggagagaatcGTCATCACAGAGATACAAGAGCAGGAGGGACGCTGCAGGGATCAG gtgttGCTGCTCATTGATTTGCAGCTTGCTTACGTAAACACCAAACATGAAGACTTCATCGGCTTCAATAA cACTCAGCAGTGCAGACTAAGCAATAAGAAGACTGTTGCAGCAATGGCAGGAAACCAT GGTGTGGCCCCCCCCTCCAGACTAATA GTGCTACGCAGAGGCTGGCTGACCATCAGCAACATGGGCCTCCTGAAGGGCGGGGCCAAGGAGTTCTGGTTCCTCCTCAGCGCAGAGAGCCTGTCCTGGTTCAGGGACGAGGAG gagaaggagaggaagtacATGCTCCCCCTGGACAACCTGAAGCTCCGAGACGTGGAGAAGAGCTTCATGTCCAGAAGATACGTCTTTGCTGTCTTCAACACAGagttaag GAACGTGTACAAAGACCACAGGTGTCTGGAGTTGACCTGCGActcccaggaggagctggacagcTGGAaggcgtctctgctgcaggccgGAGTCCATCCGGACCAAGCCCCCCCC GTGGACGGAGGCGGAGCTCCCGAGACCTTTGGTGACCCTCAGGTGGAGCGTCAGGTGGAGACCATCCGCAGCCTGGTGGACTCCTACATGAGCATCGTCTACAAGACCTTCAAGGACCTGATGCCCAAGACCGTCATGCACCTCATGATCAACGGC GTGAAGGAGTTCATCGGCTGCGAGCTGTTGGCCCGGCTCtacgcccgggggggggcggggggctcggCGCTGATGGATGAGTCACCAGAGCAGCGGCGCCTCCGGGAGGCGGTGCTCCGCAATCACGCCGCACTGAAGGAAGCTCTGGCTGTGGTGGGGAGtttctccacctccacctgcaccaccCCTCTGCCTCCGCCTGTCGACTCCTCCTGGATACGCCCCCCCag cCCCACGCGGCCATTTGGccgaggccacgccccctcgcccccccggGTGCCCGCTCACCGAGCCCCACCCGGCGTGCCGAG GAGGATTCCTCCCGCTGTCCCAAACAGGAAATGA